DNA sequence from the Leptolyngbya sp. SIO1E4 genome:
GCTCATAGCGACGGCCAGAGCGGCCTCGAACTGTTGGCGATAGGCCTGCAAAAAGTCATCTTGCTGCACGTCGCTGTCGCTGGGTTCGGGAGCGGGCAGTTCCGGGCTTGTTTCAGCGTCTAGAGGTTCTAGCAGCGGCAACCCACCCCGCACATGAATGCGGTACTGCCGCAGCCAGTAGGCTAACTGTCGCAACTGGCCCAGTACTATTCGAGGGGGTAGTTTGGCATTGATGGCGTGCAGTTGGCGATCACTGGGCATCTGACACCGCCCTCGGTTGCGACCGGCAGCCAGTTTGAGGCGATCGCGGCGATAGACGGCGTGATAGCGGCTGAGCAACGTTTCCGCAGCGGTGATTTCGGCTTCGGTCAGGCGATGAAACTCGCCCAGAATTCGCGCTAGCTGGCTCACCTGGGTATCGTTCAAAATGGCCCAGTCGCTGACTCGATAGAGCCCCCGCTCAATCAGGAATTGGTTGAGTTCGCGATGATTGCGCGTCAGGTGAGCGGCCCAGCCTTCTAAACTGGCGCGGCCTGGGGTGTAGGTCTCAACGATGTGAACGCCAAATGGCTGATAGTCCTTCAGGGGCTGACCTGCGTCATCCAACACAAAGGGCAGCAGGTCGGCACTGCGAAACTGGTAGTAATCGCCAAACTGACTGACCAACTGAAAGCAGGCGCGGAGGACGGCATGGGAGACCGCGCAGCGCAAACACAACAGCGCTAGGGCCATCTGCCCCTGCTGCCAATCACTCAGCAATCGCGCCTGCAACAGGCGATGATCGTCATCATTCTCTTCGACGGCGTTGGGGGCTTGCTCCAGCAACCAGGTGTAGGCCGCATTTAATTGCTGTCGCCGACTTTGCCCGGTGCTGTCAAGCTTTTGTAAATGCCAGTAGTCAGAAACACTCATAAAGTCAAAACCTAAAGGCGATCGCTCAAACCGTTTCCGGCTGGCAATGATGACTATCTCTGGCAGTGTAGGGCTTATTCAGGTGACCTCATCGCTTACGCAGTCATGGTTTTAATAGACTGTTCTGGCCTAATCTGTCTGTTCGGCATCCACGCGATCTCCTATTGTCCATTGCCGATGAGAATGAACGGTGCCCAGTAGTAGGGATGACTGTAGCCGGGATAGGCGTCGCTAACTGACGTACCATCTCGACTCATGGGTGGGGCACCGGCACGGACGCTGCCCTCACCCCCGACCAGGCTCAGGTCATCAGCCATTAATGCTTGCTGTGCCCGCTTCAGGGCTTCTGCTTTAGAAAACCCATTGTCTATAGCTGTGTAGAACGCATTCATGAGCACCTGAGTGCCGTTATCACTGACCTGCCAGAGAGAGGCCATTACCGCTTTGGCCCCGACTCGCTGTAGCTGAAAGCCGAGTCCCAAGATTTCGACCCCATCACCGAGTTGAGGACTGCCTAGGGCCGTTTCACAGGCACTCAACACCACTAAATCGGCATCCAGCTGCGACCACTCTCGCCGCATTTGCCGCAGGTTGACGGTCTGACCATTGCCAAACAGCACGAACGACTCATCGGGAGCACCTGAAACAAACTTGCCGTGGGTCGCTAGATGAATCAAGGTTGAGCTGCCCAACAAACGCTTGAATTGTTCGGGGGTAAAGTCGTCGTTGATCAGGACTTCTGCTCCCGGCACTTGTGCAGCCAACAGTTCGACCTCTTGCAGGGTCGCGGGCAAATCTAAAAAGTCGAAGGCATCATCCCCAACGTTGACGGTAAAGGCACAATCGGCACAGGCGGCGGCCAGCAAGGAGCGATCGTCTCGGGGGTGGGCGGCAAAATCGGCTTCCGAGGCTGCGGTGATTTGACTAAAGCTAAAGCGTTCGGCTAGCCATTGCTCACCGTCGTAAAGGGCGGTCAAAGGCACATAGCGCAACACGCCATCTGGGGCAAAGATGATGTGCTCAGCACCCACGGCAGCCAAATCATTCTCCAACGGGGCAATCACCCATTCATAAAGCTGCTGCGCCAATTCACGCGGGTCGCTGCGGCGATCTTTCAGGGCTTGCCCAAAGGCCACGACGGTGCGGTTGAGTTCCAGCGCATCAACCTCTATGGGGTAGCGCACAGGAGGCGCATCGGCAGAGACCAGCACCAGTTCCAACCGATCTTCGAGCACAAGGGGATACAGAATCACGCTGGTTTGAGGCAGTTGCCGCAGGCTAGCCTGCAGATCGGTGAAGTTCCCAATATCGACCGTGGCGCGAGTCTCGGCCCGCAGTTGGTCAACGGCGGCGATGATCTGGGGATGATCAAGCCAGTCGATGAAGCTGGTATAGACGACATCCTGCTGAGCTTCGAGTTCTGCGAGGCGAGCTTGTTCGTCGGGGGTAAGGGTGTCGAGGGCTTGCAGGCGTTGGAGTTCGGTGCCGGTGAGCAGCACATCTTCATAAAGCGCTAGCACGTCTTCTTCCGGTTGCCAAAACTCCACTCCGGTTTCGGTTTGGGCGTTGCGTTGCACGTCGTCCAGGTAATCGTCGAGTTCTTGCACTTTCAGCAGGTCGAGGACGCGCTGGGCTTCGATGATACGGTCTTGTTGCAGCAGCAGATCGGCCAGCAGGCGGTAGTCATCGGCGACGGTGTCGGTGTAAGACTGTTGCAGCCCAACATCCAACTCTCGGATATCCCCCCGGATAGATTCGTGCACCTCGACCGACGCTTTGAGGAAAATGATGGCCAACTCTGGCTGCGCTTGAGCACTGAGTAGTTTGCCAATATCACCCAACGTTCTAGCTTCCCCAGCCCGAATATCCAGTTCTCGTTTAATGAATAGACTTTGTTCAAAATACTCCAGTGCTGTGGAGTAGTTCTCGAGTGATTGATAGGCAATCCCGATATTCCCTAAAACACGCACTTCACTGGCCCTGTCTCCTAGATCACGAAAAAGAGAAAGACTTTGTTCAAAATACTCCAGCGATGTGGGATGTTCTTCAATTAATCCATAGAGACTACCGATATTCCCCAGCGTAAGCGCTTCTGCAGCCTGATCGTCCATTTCTCTTGCGAGGGACAGACTTTGTTGGTAGTAGTTCAGCACTTCTGAGTAGTTTCTGAGTAATAGATAAGCACTGCCGATATTTGCAAGGGTAGTGGCTTCTCCAAGTTGATCTCCCGATTCTCTTGTAAGGGCCAGGCTGCGCTCGAAATACTCCAGTGCTCTGAAGGAGTTTCCGAGTAAATAGTAGACAAGACCAAGATTATTGAGGATATCGGCTTCCCCAACCTGGTCACCTAGCAATTGAAAAAGGGGCAGACCTTGCTCAAAATGCTCTATTGCTTCGGGATAGTTGCCGAGTGAAGAGTAGACAAGACCAAGATTATTGAGGATATCGGCTTCCCCAACCTGGTCACCTAGCAATTGAAAGAGGGGCAAACCTTGCTCAAAATGCTCTATTGCTTCGGGGTAGTTGCCGAGTAATGAATATGTAGTGCCAATTTTGTAGAGAGTGGTGGCTTCCCCAGACAGATGTCCCAGTTCTTGATAGATTTCCAGTGCCCGTTGCCAAAGCAGTAAAGCTTCTTGAAACTGTCTGGCGTTGTACTGTCTATTCCCCTCTTGTAAGAGGGAGTTCGCTTCAGCTTGGCGTTCATAATCAAATGTTTGAGCAAGCTGAAGCGGGACTGGTCTGAGCGATTCGGGTGCTTTGGAGAAATCGGGTTGCTGGAATGCGGTGGGCTCAGTTTGTACTAAGAGAAACCGAGTTTCTTTGAAGGAACTCGGTCTCTGCACGGCAGTGGCGGAGACCTGCAGGGCGGGGACGAGAAGGGCGGTGAAGGTGGCGAGGCTGAGGAAGTTGGCGGCGCGGCGCATGGTGGGCTTTCCTTTCAGAGATGACAACAGCATATCGCTCTGAACCAGGAACACTTATTCACCTTCAAATTATCTTTTGCGGATGAGCAATCCCGCTAGTCGAGCTGGATGAATAAGTCTCAGCAGCGCAGCCATAGAGCGTGACAGCAGCGGACGTGACTACTCGCTGTGTTGTCATTAGGAGCATTCTCATGCATCAGCCAAAGTCTCGAAATAAACAACGTCTGGCTCTTTGGGGGCTGGGCGGCGTGTTCTTGCTCGTCGGCTGTAGCCACATCGTAGGTACGGCATTTGAAAACCAAGCCAACCGAGCCCGCGAATCGGAAGCCGATAATTACGTGGGGGCGATGTTGCGAGGGCAGCAGGCCTACTTTATCGAAGCAGAACAGTTCACCGATGATCTGGCCAGCCTAGAAATTAATATTCCACCTGAAACCGAGAACTACCGTTACGAGATCGCGCTCGATGCGACGGGGCAGGCCGCTCTGGTGACTGCCACAGCAAAGCTGCCAGAGCTGCGGAGTTTTACCGGAGTTGCCTATGCGATCGCGGATGCTCCAGATGAGTTTCCTAACCTCGACACGATACTGTGCATTAGCGACGAGCCTCAACAGTCGCCACCAGCACCGCCGCAGTTTGTGCAAACCGGGGAGCAAGTCGAAGTGGTTTGTGCAGTAGGCTCCCAGGTAGCCGAGTAGCCCCTGGCAGAAGCACCAAAAACACTTTCCGCTCAAAACATTTCTCCACTTGGCTTAACCACAATTGCTGTGCGTTGAGCCAAGTCAGAACTGACTTGAATAGTACGTCGTTGAACCCGCGTCTATTGGCCAGACAGATAGACGCGGTTGAAGCAATTGCTCATTGGGATATCGTTCAACACGCCATCACGTTTTGTCCATATGAATAAGCTCCCCAGGCTCAGAACTATATGCTGATGAAGACACTGAGCCTCAGAATCATCAATGCATCCAGCCACCCGACTCTACGCAAATGTGATCGCCCTGGCCCTCGTCTTTCCCACCCTCACCACTGCCCAAGCGGTGGAACTCACCCAAGCGCCTGCGAGAGAAGCTGAAGAACGGCGATCGCAGTCAATTAACGGCACTCTAGGCACGGATGATGCGGTTCTCGATGGCGGTGAGTATTACGAGATTCATACCTTTGAAGGTGCTGAGGGACAGACGATCACCATTGATCTCGTCAGCGAGGAGTTTGATACCTACCTGGTGGTGTTTGGGCCAGAGGGAGATCGGGTGGGTGAAAACGATGATGGCGACAACAGCAATGCCCAAATTTGGTTGACGCTGCCTAGCACCGGAACCTATACCGTTTGGGCGACCTCGTACAGTGCGGGAGAAGTGGGTAGCTATCAGCTCAGTTGGCAGGAAGATACGACACTAGCGGAATTGCAACAGGCATTGCGGGAGGCGAGGGAAGGGGGCGATACTCCAGAGGAGTCGCTACGCGATCGCACTGCCGAATTGAAGGCATTATTTGATGTCGCAGATTTCTACCAAGATCGCGATCAGAATCTTGAAGCACTGGAGACGTATCAAGCGGTCTTAGAACTGTCTCAAGAACTGGGTGATAGCAATTATGAGTTGATTAGCTACCAGGTAATGTCCGGCATATATAACGGCATTGGTATCGACAAAAATCGTGAAGCGTCAGAACTGTACCGCGCTGAACAGTGGCAACAAGCTTTGGAGTCAGCCCAGCAAGGACTGATGGCGGCGGAGCAAGCGGTGCAGCTTGCCAGACAAGGAAAAGCCAGAGCAGAAGCAATTAATAGTGAAATATTTATCCCTGATTTGACACTAGCCGTTCCACGCTCTTTGGTAACGTTGGCTGGTTCTTATCAAAACATCAGTAATAGTCAGCAGGAACAGGCAAGAGGTTTAATTGCTGAACAAGATTATCGACAGGCTGAATCTTTGGAAGCAGAAAGTATTGCTGCTTCGGAAAAGGCTGTGGAGGCAGCTCAAGAATCACTTATTTTGATGAGGAATAGTGAAAGTCTCAATGATATCTACGCACTTGATTTGCTCAACGCGGTAGCTGCTGTGGCGCTGAGTCACGATATGGTTGGCTCAGCACACTACAGAGTTCGTTCTTTAAGGCTAAACAATGAAGGAGAATTTGAACACCAGGTAGATGCACTTGAGCAGGCGCTAGTAGCTTATGAAACAGCATTGCCATTCCACCGTGAAAGTGAACAGCTACGGGAACATGATGAGGTCATTGAACGCATTGGTATATCTGAAGTTCAACAGGTAAAGTTTACACTTTTGGGTATTATCAATGTTCGTCAAAGCCTCAGCAGGGCTTATGGCGAATTGGGTCAGTATTTAGAGGGGATATCTGTAGCCGAACGGACAATTGAGCTTTCTCGCCAACTTCCTGACCGTGAATCTGAGTTGACTGCTCTTATTGACCTGAGCAATCTTTATGATTATCTGGGTGAACAGTATCTTGAAGAAGAAGCTTACGAGGAAGCCCTTGCGGCTCAGGAGAAAAGTCTTTTTTATGCTCAAGAGCGACTGAAAGTAGCTCAATCCCTTGTTGATTCCCCAGAACTCTCCGATTTTGAGTCTAATACCTATGCTGAAAGAGGCATTGATATTGTTAAAAACGCCCTCCAATCAATCTCTACAGCCTATGCGGGGATCCGTTGGGTCTACGTAGCACAGGATGATTATGAATCAGCTTTAGAAATTACCCTCAAAATATTAGAAATTGATGAGCAAATAGGAAACCCTGTATTTATTTTTTCCACACTGAGAGCGCTATTCGTCGATTACGATCGCCTGGGTCGTTATCAAGAAGCATTAGAGGTTATGGAACGCAGCCTTGAATTGGCACGCCAATTTGACAATCAGGGAGAGGAGTTGTCAGCGATCACAACAATTGCATCCCTTCAACAAGATTTGGGTCAATATCCAGAAGCAATTGCAAATTATGAAGAAGCCTGGTTGCTAACAATAGAAAATGAAATTCCAGAAGAGCAAATAGGTATTCTACTAAATTTAGGTGTGTTGTATGGAACTCAAGGCGATCACGAGAAAGCATCAGAAAATTATGAGCAAGCACTCGAAATGGCGAGGGCAGCGCGTCAGAATTTAGAAACAGCAAGTGTCGGTGCATTGGAATCGTTAGCCCCAGAATGTTCGCTATTGTCACCGATTGACCCATCTCTCGATATAGAGCTACCGCCAGAACTTCCTGGAGTTGATGAGCGAGACGATATAGAACGACTTGAGAGAAATCGACAGCGGTGCATCAGACAAACTTGGGATGTAGAGCAAAAAGCATTATCCAGCCAAGCCGCAGGCTATGCAGAACAAGGGCGCTACACAGAGGCAATTGAATTACATAGACGTTCACTAGAAATTATCAGAACCCATCGTCCTGATCGGGTTCAAGAAGTTAGCGCTCTCAATGGAATTGGAGCGACCTATGCTGATCGTGGCGACTATTCAATCGCAATAGAAGAGTATTTACAGGCATTAGACATTGCATTAGACATTAATCATCAACCCAGCATTCTCTTACTCCGCAATAATCTTGGCGCTACATTCTTCGGGCAAGGAGATTATCCGACCGCATTAGAGCACCTTCGAGAAGCTTTAACTCTGGTACAAGAAACTCGCCTACGGCCTCAAGAAGTTTACATCCTAAGTAATATTGGGAGAACATACTACGACCAAGGCGAATATGAAAAAGCGTTAGAGTTCTTTCAAAAGGGGCTTGTTCTGAGTGAACAGTTAGGCCAGAAACAAGATCAAGCATCCGTTCTTTCTGGTTTGAGCATCGTTAGCCTTGATCAGGGGCAATATGATCAAGCTTTAGATTACGCCCAACAATCCTTGGAGCTTTTTCAAGAAACGGGAGTAAAAGCCAGCGAAGCAGGTTTATTGGTGCTGATCGGGCGAATTCACTTTATCCGAGGTAATTATGCCGAAGCGCTTGATGTAAAACAACAAGCACTCACCATCAACCAAGAGATTGGCGACCAAGACGGAGAAGCCTACGCCCTCCAACAATTGGGAACACTCTACAGCCAACTAGGACAATACGATCGCGCCCTCGCCCTCAATCAACAAGCGTTGGAGATTTCGCAGCGGATTGGCGATCGCTCTCGTGAAGCCTCAACCTTTGATATCATCGGCAGTCTGTACGCTGAGCAGGGCAAATCCCAGGAAGCGCTGGATGCCTACGCTCAAGCACTCGCAATTTGGCAAGACATCGGCAGCCCTGTCGGAGAGGCGCGCAGTCTTCGCAACGTCGGTTCCCTTCGAGAACAGCTTGGCGACTATGCGGATGCTAAGCAAGCCTTGCAACAAGCGCTGGATCTTCAGCGACGCGTTGGCGCACAAGGCCATGAGGGGCTAACGCTTAACGGATTGGCAAAAGCTCAGACCGGCGAAGGCAACTTGGACGAAGCCACTACACTGCTGCGACAGGCCATCGCTCTGCATCAAGAAACCGGCGATCGCCCTGGTCGGGCTCAGGCGCTCAGTGATTTGGGGGCAGTGTTGCTACAGACGGGTCAGCTTACCGAGGCCGAAACGACCCTCTATGAGACGATCTCACTGCTGGAATCTCTCCGCCCCTCGGAACTCAAAGACACCGACAAAATTGCCCTGTTTGATACCCAACTCGAAGCTTACGACACCCTACAGCGCGTGCTGGTGGCCCAGAACGACCCGGCGAAAGCGCTGGCAGCACTAGAAGTGGCCGAACGGGGACGGGCGCGGGCGTTTGTGGAGTCGTTAACCGTGCGACTGGGCGATCGCTCGGACCTGGAGATTGATACAGACTCGCCCGATCTCGACCAGATGCGACAGATTGCCCAACAGCAAAACGCCACCCTCATCGAATACTCCATCGTCAGTGCCGATGATGCCCCGGAACTATACATCTGGGTGATTGCGCCGGATGGTGACATCGCCTTTCGGCAACAATCGTTAGCGGAGGTTGAGTTAGCCGACCTGGTGATTGATGCGCGGGATGCGATCAGGGTGCGGGGTGGCCGCGCCGGTGCACCGCCTCAACCGAGATCGGAAACCCTGGCCCAGCGCCGCGCCGAAACCAACGCCAAGCTCACTCAACTGCATGAGTTGCTGATTGCCCCCATTGCTGATTTACTCCCCACCGATCCAGAGCAGCGGGTGATCATGATTCCCCAGGGCGATTTGTTTTTGGTGCCCTTTCCGGCCCTGATAAATACTGATGGCAATTACCTGATTGAGCAGCACACGCTCCTGACTGCCCCCTCCATTCACGTGCTGGATTTAACCCGACAGCAGCGACGGCAGCGGAGCGATGTCACCTCACCCAACGACGTGCTGGTCGTGGGGAATCCCGACATGCCAACGGTGAAGATTCCCTCTGAAGATTGGGAAGGAGAACTTTCCAGCTTGTTCTGGGCAGAGCAAGAGGCCATAGAAATTGCCGATTTGTTTGGGGCAGAAGCGTTAATAGGGGATGCCGCCACCGAAGCCTACATCAAGCAGCAAATGGCTGAGTCGCGATTGTTGCATTTAGCGACCCACGGCTTGTTAGAGTACGGCTTTCCCGACGAGTCTGGGGTGCGAGATTTGCCAGGGGCGATCGCCCTCACCCCTGGCTATGGTGAAGACGGTTTGCTCACCGCCGCTGAAATCTACGGGATGGATCTTAATGCCGACCTTGTTGTGCTGAGCGCCTGCGACACCGGGCGCGGCAGAATCACCGGCGATGGCGTGGTGGGCTTGTCTCGTGCCTTCATCAGTGCCGGGGCTCCCAGCGTGGTGGTGTCACTCTGGGCCGTACCAGATGCTTCCACGGCTGAACTCATGGTGGAGTTCTATAACCAGCTTGAGCAAGGGCAGGATAAAGCCCAAGCACTGCGTCAGGCCATGCTCACCACGATGCAGCAGTATCCCGATGATCCTAAACACTGGGCAGCCTTTACCCTGATTGGCGAAGCCAACTGACAACCCACATGAGAGCAATATCAGCGACTGTATGACTTGAATGAGTCTGGGGGAGTCAGCAATAGACAACATCAGCAGCAACCAGTATTTTCTCGCTGCCATGGATGTCCTTTATTGCCCTCTATCATGACAAAAGCAACAGACTCCAAATCTCAAAAATCTAGCTGCGGTGGCTGCTTGAGCCTCATCTTGATGGGCTTTGTTGCCTTCGGTGTCCATAACTGTAAGATCACCCATAGCGGGCCGATGAACGCCGAAAATGCGGCAGCGCTAGAGCAAGTCGCAGCACCAGTGCGCACTTATCTGCGCCAGGGAGACTGCGATCGCCTCTACCAAGAGTTCTTTCAAGCACTGCATGCCGAGCTATCGAGTGAAGACTTTGCTCCTATCTGCAACGACATGAGTGCCGAATATCAGGCGGTTGAGTCCGCCACACAAGTTTCTACCCACTGCGAAACTACCCGTTATCTGTTCAAAGGCGAAGAATATGGCAACTGCGTCGTGAACTATCGTCTAGCACTGAACGATGGCACTACCGTTCGAGAAATTCATGAACTGTACCTGGAGAATGGTGAATATCAATTAATCGGTTTCTACTGGCCAGAGGAAGAAGAGCAAGCCTCCAATTAAGTTTACTAGGGGGCGATCGCTCCCTAGTAAACATTCTTTTGTCAGTCAAGGGGTTGCCAGTTACCTGCCAGGATGAAAGCCGCCCAGTAGTAAGGATGGCTGTACTGTCCACCTTCTGCAATCATCTCTAACTGCACTTCCCGCAGGGCTTCACTGCGCCCCATACCATCTGTGAGATTTTCGTAGTAGCGGGCCATCAGGCTTTGGGTGCCAAAGTCGCTGACCTGCCACAGGC
Encoded proteins:
- a CDS encoding tetratricopeptide repeat protein, producing MLLSSLKGKPTMRRAANFLSLATFTALLVPALQVSATAVQRPSSFKETRFLLVQTEPTAFQQPDFSKAPESLRPVPLQLAQTFDYERQAEANSLLQEGNRQYNARQFQEALLLWQRALEIYQELGHLSGEATTLYKIGTTYSLLGNYPEAIEHFEQGLPLFQLLGDQVGEADILNNLGLVYSSLGNYPEAIEHFEQGLPLFQLLGDQVGEADILNNLGLVYYLLGNSFRALEYFERSLALTRESGDQLGEATTLANIGSAYLLLRNYSEVLNYYQQSLSLAREMDDQAAEALTLGNIGSLYGLIEEHPTSLEYFEQSLSLFRDLGDRASEVRVLGNIGIAYQSLENYSTALEYFEQSLFIKRELDIRAGEARTLGDIGKLLSAQAQPELAIIFLKASVEVHESIRGDIRELDVGLQQSYTDTVADDYRLLADLLLQQDRIIEAQRVLDLLKVQELDDYLDDVQRNAQTETGVEFWQPEEDVLALYEDVLLTGTELQRLQALDTLTPDEQARLAELEAQQDVVYTSFIDWLDHPQIIAAVDQLRAETRATVDIGNFTDLQASLRQLPQTSVILYPLVLEDRLELVLVSADAPPVRYPIEVDALELNRTVVAFGQALKDRRSDPRELAQQLYEWVIAPLENDLAAVGAEHIIFAPDGVLRYVPLTALYDGEQWLAERFSFSQITAASEADFAAHPRDDRSLLAAACADCAFTVNVGDDAFDFLDLPATLQEVELLAAQVPGAEVLINDDFTPEQFKRLLGSSTLIHLATHGKFVSGAPDESFVLFGNGQTVNLRQMRREWSQLDADLVVLSACETALGSPQLGDGVEILGLGFQLQRVGAKAVMASLWQVSDNGTQVLMNAFYTAIDNGFSKAEALKRAQQALMADDLSLVGGEGSVRAGAPPMSRDGTSVSDAYPGYSHPYYWAPFILIGNGQ
- a CDS encoding type IV pilin-like G/H family protein, which gives rise to MHQPKSRNKQRLALWGLGGVFLLVGCSHIVGTAFENQANRARESEADNYVGAMLRGQQAYFIEAEQFTDDLASLEINIPPETENYRYEIALDATGQAALVTATAKLPELRSFTGVAYAIADAPDEFPNLDTILCISDEPQQSPPAPPQFVQTGEQVEVVCAVGSQVAE
- a CDS encoding tetratricopeptide repeat protein; translated protein: MHPATRLYANVIALALVFPTLTTAQAVELTQAPAREAEERRSQSINGTLGTDDAVLDGGEYYEIHTFEGAEGQTITIDLVSEEFDTYLVVFGPEGDRVGENDDGDNSNAQIWLTLPSTGTYTVWATSYSAGEVGSYQLSWQEDTTLAELQQALREAREGGDTPEESLRDRTAELKALFDVADFYQDRDQNLEALETYQAVLELSQELGDSNYELISYQVMSGIYNGIGIDKNREASELYRAEQWQQALESAQQGLMAAEQAVQLARQGKARAEAINSEIFIPDLTLAVPRSLVTLAGSYQNISNSQQEQARGLIAEQDYRQAESLEAESIAASEKAVEAAQESLILMRNSESLNDIYALDLLNAVAAVALSHDMVGSAHYRVRSLRLNNEGEFEHQVDALEQALVAYETALPFHRESEQLREHDEVIERIGISEVQQVKFTLLGIINVRQSLSRAYGELGQYLEGISVAERTIELSRQLPDRESELTALIDLSNLYDYLGEQYLEEEAYEEALAAQEKSLFYAQERLKVAQSLVDSPELSDFESNTYAERGIDIVKNALQSISTAYAGIRWVYVAQDDYESALEITLKILEIDEQIGNPVFIFSTLRALFVDYDRLGRYQEALEVMERSLELARQFDNQGEELSAITTIASLQQDLGQYPEAIANYEEAWLLTIENEIPEEQIGILLNLGVLYGTQGDHEKASENYEQALEMARAARQNLETASVGALESLAPECSLLSPIDPSLDIELPPELPGVDERDDIERLERNRQRCIRQTWDVEQKALSSQAAGYAEQGRYTEAIELHRRSLEIIRTHRPDRVQEVSALNGIGATYADRGDYSIAIEEYLQALDIALDINHQPSILLLRNNLGATFFGQGDYPTALEHLREALTLVQETRLRPQEVYILSNIGRTYYDQGEYEKALEFFQKGLVLSEQLGQKQDQASVLSGLSIVSLDQGQYDQALDYAQQSLELFQETGVKASEAGLLVLIGRIHFIRGNYAEALDVKQQALTINQEIGDQDGEAYALQQLGTLYSQLGQYDRALALNQQALEISQRIGDRSREASTFDIIGSLYAEQGKSQEALDAYAQALAIWQDIGSPVGEARSLRNVGSLREQLGDYADAKQALQQALDLQRRVGAQGHEGLTLNGLAKAQTGEGNLDEATTLLRQAIALHQETGDRPGRAQALSDLGAVLLQTGQLTEAETTLYETISLLESLRPSELKDTDKIALFDTQLEAYDTLQRVLVAQNDPAKALAALEVAERGRARAFVESLTVRLGDRSDLEIDTDSPDLDQMRQIAQQQNATLIEYSIVSADDAPELYIWVIAPDGDIAFRQQSLAEVELADLVIDARDAIRVRGGRAGAPPQPRSETLAQRRAETNAKLTQLHELLIAPIADLLPTDPEQRVIMIPQGDLFLVPFPALINTDGNYLIEQHTLLTAPSIHVLDLTRQQRRQRSDVTSPNDVLVVGNPDMPTVKIPSEDWEGELSSLFWAEQEAIEIADLFGAEALIGDAATEAYIKQQMAESRLLHLATHGLLEYGFPDESGVRDLPGAIALTPGYGEDGLLTAAEIYGMDLNADLVVLSACDTGRGRITGDGVVGLSRAFISAGAPSVVVSLWAVPDASTAELMVEFYNQLEQGQDKAQALRQAMLTTMQQYPDDPKHWAAFTLIGEAN